Sequence from the Flavobacterium sp. TR2 genome:
TGGAACGGCGGCAGGACCATTAATTGGTTTTTTAACGCAAAAAAAATTTACTAAATCGGATAAGGAATATAAAATTCTTCAAGGCGTAAAGCTAAAACAAGCTTCTATGATTGAGGTTATGAATCGTGAAGAAGATATTTTGGTAGGCGGCTCTTCAATTATAACTATGAAAGGAGAACTTTATATCTAAATAAAAAAAGCTGCATCTAGAAAATGCAGCTTTTTTTATATGTAAACCTAGAAAAGAAACTTTTTAGTTCGTTTTCATTGGCGGTAAATCAAACGCAACAGAATCGTGTTCAAAGTTGTTTCTGTGTGCTCCATCGCAAAATGGCTTGTTTGAAGAATGTCCGCAACGGCAAAGTCCAAGAGCAGTTCTTCCCTGTAAACCGTAAAGCGCTCCTTCTGGATCCATGATTTCAAAATCGCCTTCAATTTTGATTGATCCGTTTTTATTGATGATTAATTTAGTCTTGCTCATAAAATTTGTTTTTTTTCGGATGCAAAGATTGCGAAATATATTTTGAAGATTTTGCTTGGAAGGCTAGTTTAAACTGGTTCTATTTTATGGAGGAATTACGCAGAAGAGCGCAGAGGTCTTATGCAAAGATACACTAGATTATAAGACTGAGCGGAGTCGAAGCCCCGCAAAGATTGATACTTATTTTGACGAAATAATCTCGCAAAGTTACAGAAAAGCAAAGTTTTATTTTTTTAATCTTATAGTGAAACTAAGCAAATTTGCTGTCAGGCTGAGCGGAGTCGAAGCCCCGTTTGCTGAATCACGTTGTGGGGGCTTCGACTCCGCTCAGCCTGACAATCTAAAAGTTTGTTCGAGATCATTCAACTACTTTAAAAACTTTACGGTTCTGCTGCTCAGCAAAATTAAAAAGCAAAAATTCTACCTGAATCTGCTCAATCCCAAAAACAAAATACTTAACGAATCTTTAAGCTTTTTCTTTGTGCAACGCTGTGAAATTACATACGAATCTTCGTGCCATATTAAAATCTCAATTCTATTGCTTATTTTTGCACTCAATAAAATTGAATTATGATACAAGATCCAAAAAGATATACGATCACAGCGGCATTGCCTTACACCAACGGACCTATTCATATTGGTCACTTGGCTGGGGTTTATGTGCCTGCAGATATATATTCGAGATATTTAAGATTGCAAGGAAAAGATGTAGCATTTATCTGCGGAAGCGATGAACACGGGGTTGCAATTTCGATGAAAGCCAAAAAAGAAGGAGTTACACCACAGCAGGTTATTGATAAGTATGATGGGATTATCCGCAAGTCATTTGAAGATTTCGGAATTTCATTCAACAATTATTCAAGAACTTCTGCAAAAATTCATCACGACACGGCTTCAGAATTCTTTAGGACATTGTATGATAAAGGAGATTTTATTGAAGAAGTTACAGAACAATTGTACGATGCAAAAGCGAATCAGTTTTTAGCGGATCGTTTTGTGGTTGGAACTTGCCCAAAATGTGACAATCCTGAAGCTTACGGAGATCAGTGCGAAAAGTGCGGATCTACTTTGAACGCGACTGATTTGATCAACCCAAAATCGACAATTACGGGCGAAACTCCTATTTTAAAAGAAACAAAACACTGGTTTTTACCTTTAGACAGATATACCGATTTCTTAACAGAATGGATTTTGGTCGGACATAAAAACGACTGGAAAACCAACGTTTACGGACAAGTAAAATCTTGGATCGACGCAGGATTAGAGCCTCGCGCCGTAACACGTGACTTGGATTGGGGAATTGATGTTCCTGTTGAAGGTGCCGAAGGCAAAAAACTATATGTTTGGTTTGACGCTCCTATCGGTTACATTTCTTCTACCAAAGAATGGGCAGCGCGCGAAGGAAAAGACTGGGAACCGTATTGGAAAGATCAAGACACCAAATTGGTACACTTTATCGGAAAAGACAATATCGTTTTCCACTGCATCATTTTCCCAGCGATGTTAAAAGCCGAAGGAAGCTATATTTTACCAGATAACGTTCCTGCAAACGAGTTTTTGAACTTGGAAGGAAACAAACTTTCGACTTCTAAAAACTGGGCGGTTTGGCTGCACGAATATTTAGAAGAATTCCCAGACAAGCAAGATGTTTTACGTTATGCCTTAACATCTAACGCTCCTGAAACAAAAGATAACGACTTTACTTGGAAAGATTTCCAGGCTAGAAATAATAATGAATTGGTTGCTGTTTTTGGAAACTTCGTGAATCGTGTGGTGGTTTTAACCAACAAGTATTACGACGGAGTTATCCCAACACCAAACGAATTTACAGAAGTTGACGAGCAAACTTTAGCAGAATTAAAAGCCTATCCAGCTGTAATTTCAAGTTCAGTTGAGCGTTATAGATTTCGTGAAGCTTTGGGCGAATTAATGAATGTGGCTCGTTTAGGAAACAAATATCTTGCTGACGAAGAGCCTTGGAAAGTAATGAAAGACAATCCAGAGCGCGTAAAAACTCAAATGTATGTAGCATTGCAAATTGCTGCGGCGTTGAGCGTTTTGGCAGAACCGTTTTTACCTTTTACAGCTGCAAAACTTTCTAAAATATTGAATTTAGCTGACCTTAAAGAACATTTTGAAGGTTTCAGCAAATTCTTGAAAGAGAAAAATCGTGATGCAAAAGATATCTTTATCGAGAAAACTTTAGGCTGGAACGATATTTCTGAAAACTCAGATTTATTGCCTTCTGGACATAAAATTGGCGAAGCAGAATTGCTTTTCGCTAAAATCGAAGACGAAGAAATACAAAAACAAATAGATAAATTGGAAGCAACAAAAACAGCTAATCTAGCTGAAAGCAAACAACCAGATCCGCAAAAAGATTTAATTCAGTTTGAGGATTTTGCGAAAATGGATATTCGTATCGGAACTATTTTGGAAGCTGAAAAAATGCCGAAAGCAAACAAACTTTTGGTTCTTAAAGTAGATACTGGAATCGATGTTCGTACGATTGTTTCAGGAATTGCAGAGAGTTTTTCGCCAGAAGAAATCATCGGAAAACGTGTTTCTGTATTGGCAAATCTTGCTCCAAGAGCTTTACGCGGTGTTGAAAGTCAAGGAATGATCTTGATGACAACAAATGCTGAAGGAAAATTGGTTTTTGTAAATCCAGATGCTGATGCACCAAATGGAGCTACGGTAAATTAATCTTATACATTTTATAAATGGCGTGAATCAGTTAATGCAAATTGATTCACGCTTTTTTGTTTAATTAAATGTAAATTTATTCCCTCAAAATAAAATGTTCCTCAAAAAATTAAAATGAAAAAAATTCTTATTCTACTATTATCAATTGTTTTATACAATTGCAGCAGTGACAAAAATACTGTTGATGAAACTGAAATATCCGAAGTAAAATTAACTGCAACTATTATTGAACCTATAAAAGAGAGGGATCTATCTTTTTATAATAATGGTACTGCGGGCATTTTTGAAGATCCAACAGTTAAAAAAAAATTAAAAGCAAAAATAGTACTCTCTGATGATAGCAATTCCAAAACTAATTTAGCAATTAAGTGGAGAAGCAATATCGACGGATCACTTTATGAAGGAAAACCAGACAACAATTTAGAAAGTGAAATTAATATCAATTTGACTAAAGGATTACATAAAATTTTCTTTGAGGTTTACAATAACAACAACCTTTTGATTAAGAAGGACTCCATAACAATTTCAAATGCAATTAAACTTGAGGCATCCAATGATACAGGCAGATCGATAAATTTAAAATGGTCTAAATATGAAGGAAACAACTTTATTTCTTATTTAGTGTATGGTAATAACTCCCAACCACTAGCTGAAATTACGGATATTAATAAATTAACTTACGAATATCTAGAAACAAAATCCTTAATCGAAAAACAGAAATATCAAATTGTAGTTAAAACTTCTAGCTCTCCAAGCGAAGTTATAGGAAGCAATATTGTCGAAATCATAACGGGTAATTTCATAGAATTTCAATACTATATTCCGAAAATGATTAAAGACGCTCAAAGATCAAAGATATATGCAATTGTTGCGCCTCAATATAACTCTGATAAGGCTGACAAATATGGTCTATTGATAATTGATAGTAAAAATTTAAAAATTGAATCCCATATTTTAACCAATGAAAGGTTTTCAGATTTGGACATTTCACCTGATGGTCAATATTTATATCTAACACAACGTTATATCGACAAATTAACGAAAGTTGACTTATCGACAATGTCTGTATATAACTTTCCAACACAAACAGGCGGCTGGGGTTTTCATAAAATTGAAGCAGGAAATAATAATGTTTTATTCTGCCATAGAACACCTCCAACCTCAGGTGCTACGGGTATTTATACAATTAATGGAGCAAATGGAGATGCAATTAACATTAGTTACAATGCATATATACACGGAGATATAGAATTTAATAGTAAAAACGGCAAATTATATATGGGAGAAAGTAATACTTCTTCCGGAGTAATTTATGCTAATACATACATTAATCAGGAATTAAAAATTGAAAAGAATTATCCGGTATTTCCTAATGGAGTTTTATATCCGGAACCGTTTCTTTTTATTTCAGAAGATAATGAATCCATTTTTTGGGAAAAGTATCAATTGGATTTAGGTCTTCAAGTAAAAAGAGAATTTAATACGAAAATGATAGCCGCAAGTCCGTCAAATATCTATTTATCTGATCTAGAAAAAGTATATAACTATGATAATCTTTCTGTTATTTTCAGCTATCCCCCATTTCCATTAGATGATAATAGGAAATCCATTTTGTTTATTGATGACAACACTATAATTACCTGTAAAACTTATCAACCAAATGTAGTAGGAGAAGCTGCCCAAACTTATTTTTTCAAAATGAAAATTTAATAATTTGGGATTTACATTGAACAAACAACGAAGCTTTTAAAGAATTAAACCAGAATCTATTTATTAAACTAAAAATGAAACTCACAAAACCAAGATTAGCTCTAATCTGCGGTATACTCTGCATATCTATTTTTCCGATATTGGTAAAATTGCGTTTAACGCCGGGATTGATTTCGGCGTTTTACCGAATGTTTTTTGCTGTAGTGTTGCTTTTGCCGTATGTTATTTTTAGCGGAAACTTTAAATTTCCAAAACCAAAATTTGCGCTTTTGGCGGTGCTTTGCGGTGTTTTGTTCTCGTCTGATGTTGCGGTTTGGAATATCGCCATTCAGGAATCGAGCGCGACTCAGGCTTCTTTATTGACCAATTTATCTCCAGTTTGGGTTGGCGTTGGCTCTTTCTTCTTTCTGAAAGCAAAACCTGCCACGAATTTCTGGATCGGGACCTTGGTCGCTTTATTTGGAATGATCACTTTGGTCGGTTTTGAATTTTTCATCGATTTAAACTTCGATAAAGCATTTCTATTTGCTGTTTTATCTGGCATTCTGTATTCCATTTACCTTTTGGTCAGCAAAAATGTGCTTTCAGAGGTTGATGTTCTTTCTTTTATGACCATTAGTTTATTTGCTTCAAGCATTTATTTAGGAATACTTTGCTATTCGCTAAACGAACCTTTTACTGGTTTTACCAATGCTGGCTGGTTTGTTCTGGTGCTTCAAGCGGTTATTTGCCAATTGTGCGCCTGGCTCTCGATCAGTTATGCTACGCAACATATGCGCGCGACTAGAGTTTCGTTGAGTTTATTGAGTCAAGCTGTAATTACCTCAATTTTGGCTTGGTTGTTTTTGGAAGAACAAATAACTTTACAGATGATTTTGGGCGGAATTATTCTTCTTTTCGGAATCCGGATTACTTTTTACGATAAAACGATTTCTTTGAAAAGGCTTTTTTCTAAAGATTAAATAAAAGGTTTCACGCAGATAATACAGATTTTAGCAGATTTTAAAAATCATTTAAATCTTAATATCCCGATAGCTATCGGGAGTGGCGAAAAAAATTCGTGCAATTCGTTTAATTCGTGGCAAAAAACAAACCTGAAACAAAAAACACTTGAAACAAAAACACCATGTTACATAAATCTAAAATACCAAACCTAAAAGTAATCGCATTTGATGCCGATGATACTTTGTTTGTAAACGAACCTTATTTTCAAGAAACCGAACATAAATTTTGCGCTTTGATGGAAGATTATCTTTCGCATCAGGGCATTTCGCAAGAACTGTTTAAAATTGAAATTGCCAATCTGCCTTTGTATGGCTACGGAATCAAAGGGTACATTCTTTCGATGATTGAAGCGGCAATGAATATTTCCAACAATACCATTCCGATGGAAGTCATTCAAAAAATCATTCAATACGGAAAAGAATTACTCGAAAAACCAATCGAATTGCTGGACGGTATCGAAGAAACTCTTGAAGCTTTAAAAGGCAAATACAAATTGGTTGTGGCAACAAAAGGCGATTTAAAAGATCAGCACAGCAAACTGCATCGTTCTGGTTTGGGTCATTATTTCCACCATATTGAGGTAATGTCAGACAAACAAGAAATTGATTATCAAAAATTGCTTGGCCGTTTGGATATTCAGGCGCATGAGTTTTTGATGATCGGAAATTCATTAAAATCAGATGTTCTGCCTGTTTTAGGAATTGGCGGTTATGCGGTCCATATTCCGTTTCACACCACTTGGGAGCACGAAAAAATTAATCACACTATAGAACACGAGCATTTCAGTTCATTTGAAACTATTGCAGAAGTGGTTCCGAATTTATTATAATGAAAACACTTTTTGACCTAGAAAATTGGAATAGAAAAGAGCATTTTTTCCATTTTAAACAAATGGAAGAGCCTTTTTTTGGCGCAACGGTAGAAATTGATTGCACCAAAGCGTATCAAACCGCAAAAAGCATCAATGCTTCTTTTTTCATTTTCTATTTGCATAAAACTTTAGCAGCGGTAAACGCAATCGAAAATTTTAAATATCGCATTTCAGAAAACCAGATTTACATCAACGACCGTATCGACGCTTCGGCAACTATTGGACGTGAAGATGGCACTTTTGGGTTTTCTCTAATTGAATATCATCCAGATTTTAAAACGTTTGAGCAAACAGCTTTAACTGAAATTGAACGCATCCAGAATACAACCGGACTTTTCACCCGATCTTTTGATGATGATAATCTGATTCATTTTTCGGCAATTCCGTGGCTGAATTTCAGTTCGATAACCCATGCGCGCAGTTTTACGTATCCAGACAGCTGTCCTAAAATTTCATTTGGAAAAATGATGGTTTCTGAAACGGGGAAAAGAACCATGTCGATGGCGGTTTATGTACATCATGCTTTGATGGACGGAATGCACGTTGGCCAATTTGTAGATCTTTTTCAAGAGCTTATGAATCAATAATAAACGGAATGATTTTTGCGCCCTAAAAAACATATGAAGCGAACTTTTCTTTTTTTGTTTTTAATCTCCAGTACTGTTCTATTAAGTCAGACGGTACTGTCTTCTTATGCGATTGATTTAAAAAACAAAATAGGACAATCTGAAATCATGGCTGGCGAAAATACTGCTACTCATGATGTGTTTGTTTTTGCAGCGAGCGCAGACAGCCTTTCCATATTAAAATACAATAGCGCTTTATTTTTAAGAGATAAATTTGCCACATCCCGCCAGTACATTGAAAACAGATCGTTGATGGGGTATAGTTTCAGCGAAGACGGAAATCCGACTTTATATTGGTTTTCGGAAGAAGAAAAATCCATCATTCTGATTAAATATTATCTGGAAAATAAAACTACAAGAGCATTAAAATTTAAAATTCCGCTAGAAGACAACTATCTCTTAACACAATATCAGAGAGACAATAATTTCTATTTATTACTGCAGAGCAAAACAAAACAGGCATTGACTGCTTTTGTTTTTAAAAATGGTTTGGCAGAGGAAAGATTTTTGGATTTCAGTTCTTTCAAATTCATAGACAGGAAAACCCAGCCGAGAACATTCAGCCAGATTTTGTATGAAAACCCGATCGAGAAAATGGATTCTGGCGAATATAATGCGTTAAATAAAGTTACTGCCAAAAGCAAAATTTACACGCTTCCTAACCGTTTGATTCTAACTTTAGACCAAAGTTTTAGAAAAACGCAATTGTTTGACATTAATTTAGAAAATCAGGAAATAAAAGAGAAGACGTTTATGAAACCTGTTGGAGAGAAAAATCCAAAGACCTCCAATTCTTTTTACCATGAAAATAAATTGTATCAGATCAATGTTAACGCTGACGAACTTTTGTTTGATATAAAAGATTATGAATCTGGCGAATCTATAAAATCATTTGCCATTACAAAAAAAGATACAATCCGTTTTGCCAATTCTCCTTTACTGATGCAGATTGAGGACCGCGCACCTAAACAATTAAAGAATACGGCAAAGTTTTTAAAAGCATTGTCTTCTCTTGATGCAGGGCTTTCGGTTTATAAAAACCAAAAAAATCTCTTTATCACTTTAGGAGGTTCGGGCAGTGATTTAAAATCGGTTTCATTGAATGGCTTTAATTTTAATGATCCTTTTGGAGATTTCCCTTCAAACAGCTATTACAATATTCAAACCAACTATTCTGTCTTTCTTGAAAGCATTTGGACCAAAAAACTCGAATTAACCCAAGCAACGCACGAACCTTTTG
This genomic interval carries:
- a CDS encoding DMT family transporter, which codes for MKLTKPRLALICGILCISIFPILVKLRLTPGLISAFYRMFFAVVLLLPYVIFSGNFKFPKPKFALLAVLCGVLFSSDVAVWNIAIQESSATQASLLTNLSPVWVGVGSFFFLKAKPATNFWIGTLVALFGMITLVGFEFFIDLNFDKAFLFAVLSGILYSIYLLVSKNVLSEVDVLSFMTISLFASSIYLGILCYSLNEPFTGFTNAGWFVLVLQAVICQLCAWLSISYATQHMRATRVSLSLLSQAVITSILAWLFLEEQITLQMILGGIILLFGIRITFYDKTISLKRLFSKD
- a CDS encoding HAD family hydrolase encodes the protein MLHKSKIPNLKVIAFDADDTLFVNEPYFQETEHKFCALMEDYLSHQGISQELFKIEIANLPLYGYGIKGYILSMIEAAMNISNNTIPMEVIQKIIQYGKELLEKPIELLDGIEETLEALKGKYKLVVATKGDLKDQHSKLHRSGLGHYFHHIEVMSDKQEIDYQKLLGRLDIQAHEFLMIGNSLKSDVLPVLGIGGYAVHIPFHTTWEHEKINHTIEHEHFSSFETIAEVVPNLL
- a CDS encoding CDGSH iron-sulfur domain-containing protein, with the translated sequence MSKTKLIINKNGSIKIEGDFEIMDPEGALYGLQGRTALGLCRCGHSSNKPFCDGAHRNNFEHDSVAFDLPPMKTN
- the metG gene encoding methionine--tRNA ligase codes for the protein MIQDPKRYTITAALPYTNGPIHIGHLAGVYVPADIYSRYLRLQGKDVAFICGSDEHGVAISMKAKKEGVTPQQVIDKYDGIIRKSFEDFGISFNNYSRTSAKIHHDTASEFFRTLYDKGDFIEEVTEQLYDAKANQFLADRFVVGTCPKCDNPEAYGDQCEKCGSTLNATDLINPKSTITGETPILKETKHWFLPLDRYTDFLTEWILVGHKNDWKTNVYGQVKSWIDAGLEPRAVTRDLDWGIDVPVEGAEGKKLYVWFDAPIGYISSTKEWAAREGKDWEPYWKDQDTKLVHFIGKDNIVFHCIIFPAMLKAEGSYILPDNVPANEFLNLEGNKLSTSKNWAVWLHEYLEEFPDKQDVLRYALTSNAPETKDNDFTWKDFQARNNNELVAVFGNFVNRVVVLTNKYYDGVIPTPNEFTEVDEQTLAELKAYPAVISSSVERYRFREALGELMNVARLGNKYLADEEPWKVMKDNPERVKTQMYVALQIAAALSVLAEPFLPFTAAKLSKILNLADLKEHFEGFSKFLKEKNRDAKDIFIEKTLGWNDISENSDLLPSGHKIGEAELLFAKIEDEEIQKQIDKLEATKTANLAESKQPDPQKDLIQFEDFAKMDIRIGTILEAEKMPKANKLLVLKVDTGIDVRTIVSGIAESFSPEEIIGKRVSVLANLAPRALRGVESQGMILMTTNAEGKLVFVNPDADAPNGATVN
- a CDS encoding chloramphenicol acetyltransferase codes for the protein MKTLFDLENWNRKEHFFHFKQMEEPFFGATVEIDCTKAYQTAKSINASFFIFYLHKTLAAVNAIENFKYRISENQIYINDRIDASATIGREDGTFGFSLIEYHPDFKTFEQTALTEIERIQNTTGLFTRSFDDDNLIHFSAIPWLNFSSITHARSFTYPDSCPKISFGKMMVSETGKRTMSMAVYVHHALMDGMHVGQFVDLFQELMNQ